A stretch of the Deinococcus depolymerans genome encodes the following:
- a CDS encoding serine/threonine-protein kinase, with protein sequence MPLDSGSVLVGRYDLLDLLGEGGSARVFRAHDTLLGRDVAVKVQHAHVPPSDRERFLREVRTLACLTHPGVVPVLDLGTEPEGGRPFFTMPLMTGGPITALGPLEDAPGPLGRFLTAASFVSRALHFVHARGITHRDLTPGNVLLDDAGWPRVMDFGLVALSEHTRQLTRSGVTLGTPAYMAPEQARGVGVGPLSDLYALGAVLYRVACGSPPFVGDSDQSVLYQHVYEAAPDPRDLNPAVPDAVARVLLSLLAKRPEDRPESGEALAHLWALARRDVWTAHVRGQYRGGRTRTGEHPDGPARVSALREVWSVPLPGEVTWPAAVMGEGDLVAVGTRGGQLVLTHASGRPFATYAARDEVTAPATFQDGQVLFGAWDGTLRRVDLHSGQQVWIHRARAELTGAPTLWQGQVLASSRDGHLYALDERSGELRWAYRTGGPVAASPLVWAGAALVCDENGWLHALDARSGTPMWKVEIGTVHGTPALLPTRPGEATLVVATWEGEVHALALGMTGGRVSLGSEPTLWTYDLEDEVWASPALTGADREGGVAILAGWGGEVRALRLSDGEDLWSHRMEGRVTASPVISAGMVFLASEAGELRALDVRSGAVRWSHREAQGVQATPLAADGTLYVAFMNGTLRAYRNAPLGPPVGKPSPPG encoded by the coding sequence ATGCCGCTGGATTCGGGCTCTGTGCTGGTGGGTCGCTATGACCTGCTGGATCTGCTGGGCGAGGGTGGCAGCGCGCGGGTGTTCCGGGCGCATGACACGCTGCTGGGGCGGGACGTGGCCGTGAAGGTGCAGCACGCGCACGTGCCGCCCAGTGACCGCGAGCGGTTTCTGCGGGAGGTGCGGACGCTGGCCTGCCTGACGCATCCGGGGGTGGTGCCGGTCCTGGACCTGGGAACGGAACCGGAGGGAGGGCGGCCGTTCTTCACGATGCCGCTCATGACGGGCGGGCCGATCACGGCGCTGGGGCCGCTGGAGGACGCGCCGGGGCCGCTGGGGCGCTTCCTGACGGCCGCGTCGTTCGTGTCGCGGGCGCTGCATTTCGTGCATGCGCGCGGCATCACGCACCGGGACCTGACGCCGGGGAACGTGCTGCTGGACGATGCCGGCTGGCCGCGCGTGATGGATTTCGGGCTGGTGGCGCTCAGTGAGCACACGCGGCAGCTGACGCGCAGCGGCGTGACGCTGGGCACCCCGGCGTACATGGCGCCCGAACAGGCGCGCGGGGTGGGCGTGGGTCCGCTGAGCGACCTGTACGCGCTGGGCGCGGTGCTGTACCGCGTGGCGTGCGGCAGTCCGCCGTTCGTGGGGGACAGTGATCAGAGCGTGCTGTACCAGCACGTGTACGAGGCCGCGCCGGACCCGCGTGACCTGAACCCGGCGGTGCCGGACGCGGTGGCGCGGGTGCTGCTGTCGCTGCTGGCCAAACGCCCGGAGGACCGGCCGGAGAGCGGGGAGGCGCTCGCGCACCTGTGGGCGCTGGCGCGGCGGGACGTGTGGACGGCGCACGTGCGCGGGCAGTACCGGGGGGGGCGCACCCGGACCGGGGAGCATCCGGACGGGCCGGCGCGCGTGTCGGCCCTGCGGGAGGTCTGGAGTGTGCCGCTGCCGGGCGAGGTGACGTGGCCGGCGGCCGTGATGGGCGAGGGGGACCTGGTGGCGGTCGGCACGCGGGGCGGGCAGCTGGTCCTGACGCACGCGTCGGGGCGTCCGTTCGCCACGTACGCCGCGCGGGACGAGGTGACGGCCCCGGCGACCTTCCAGGACGGGCAGGTGCTGTTCGGGGCGTGGGACGGCACGCTGCGCCGAGTGGACCTGCACAGCGGCCAGCAGGTGTGGATTCACCGGGCGCGGGCGGAACTGACGGGCGCACCGACCCTGTGGCAGGGGCAGGTGCTGGCCAGCAGCCGCGACGGGCACCTGTACGCGCTGGATGAACGGAGCGGAGAGCTGCGCTGGGCGTACCGGACGGGTGGACCGGTGGCAGCCAGTCCGCTGGTGTGGGCGGGCGCGGCGCTGGTCTGCGACGAGAACGGCTGGCTGCACGCGCTGGACGCCCGCAGCGGCACGCCCATGTGGAAGGTCGAGATCGGCACGGTGCACGGCACCCCGGCGCTGCTGCCGACCCGGCCGGGCGAGGCGACGCTGGTCGTGGCGACCTGGGAGGGCGAGGTGCACGCGCTGGCGCTCGGCATGACCGGGGGGCGGGTGTCGCTGGGCAGCGAACCGACCCTGTGGACCTACGACCTGGAGGACGAGGTGTGGGCGTCCCCGGCGCTGACCGGCGCCGACCGTGAGGGGGGCGTGGCGATCCTGGCCGGGTGGGGGGGCGAGGTGCGGGCGCTGCGCCTGTCGGACGGGGAGGATCTGTGGTCGCACCGCATGGAGGGCCGGGTGACGGCCAGTCCGGTGATCAGCGCCGGGATGGTGTTCCTGGCCTCCGAGGCGGGGGAGTTACGGGCGCTGGACGTGCGCAGCGGCGCCGTCCGCTGGTCGCACCGCGAGGCGCAGGGCGTGCAGGCCACGCCGCTGGCGGCGGACGGGACGCTGTACGTGGCGTTCATGAACGGCACCCTGCGCGCCTACCGGAACGCGCCGCTGGGGCCGCCCGTGGGCAAGCCGTCCCCACCGGGCTGA
- a CDS encoding DUF2271 domain-containing protein translates to MTTDRRSFLHRAGAALTLLTLAPRAALAQSAPALPASMELAVTFTVAPPTTPGRYHKPYVAVWIETEDGKPVRTLTLWRMQDDKGKKWLSELRRWFRSNGTLDTTSSATRNPGTYSLAWDGLTDAGRRAPQDRYVLLIEAAREKGPYGRVRVPVTLAAAPARFSGPDNGEVTNVSAEYRAR, encoded by the coding sequence ATGACCACCGACCGCCGATCCTTCCTGCACCGCGCCGGAGCCGCCCTGACCCTCCTGACCCTCGCGCCCCGCGCCGCCCTCGCGCAGAGCGCGCCCGCACTGCCCGCCAGCATGGAACTCGCCGTGACCTTCACGGTCGCCCCGCCCACCACCCCCGGCCGGTACCACAAACCCTACGTGGCCGTCTGGATCGAAACCGAGGACGGCAAACCCGTGCGCACCCTGACCCTGTGGCGCATGCAGGACGACAAGGGCAAGAAATGGCTGAGCGAACTGCGCCGCTGGTTCCGCAGCAACGGCACGCTGGACACCACCAGCAGCGCCACCCGCAACCCCGGCACGTACTCCCTCGCCTGGGACGGCCTGACAGACGCGGGCCGCCGCGCCCCCCAGGACCGCTACGTGCTGCTGATCGAAGCGGCCCGCGAGAAAGGCCCCTACGGCCGCGTGCGCGTGCCCGTCACGCTGGCCGCCGCGCCCGCCCGGTTCAGCGGTCCCGACAACGGAGAGGTCACGAATGTCAGCGCCGAATACCGCGCCCGCTGA
- a CDS encoding PepSY-associated TM helix domain-containing protein, whose amino-acid sequence MSAPNTAPAEPGRPDQPGPARHRPDQHRPARSRPPAAKPWRVRVQITLRSLHIYSSMATLLLILFFSGSGVLLNHPDWSGSLETIREARGTLPAPALAALNATPPDWLGTVETLRAAHDLRGRAGNLSADPQEASLTFRAPGRETDVLIDTRTGQYELTTTSAGLNAVIGDLHRGHNTGPGWNWVIDLTALFLTVISASGFGILLFLKKHRPRALLTLGAGTLLLGVGIATLAM is encoded by the coding sequence ATGTCAGCGCCGAATACCGCGCCCGCTGAACCCGGCCGCCCCGACCAGCCCGGTCCTGCCCGGCACCGTCCCGACCAGCACCGTCCCGCCCGGTCCCGCCCGCCTGCCGCCAAACCCTGGCGGGTCCGCGTGCAGATCACGCTGCGCAGCCTGCACATCTACTCCAGCATGGCCACCCTGCTGCTGATCCTGTTCTTCAGTGGCAGCGGCGTCCTGCTGAACCACCCGGACTGGTCCGGCAGCCTGGAAACCATCCGCGAAGCGCGCGGGACCCTGCCTGCCCCGGCCCTCGCCGCGCTGAACGCCACCCCGCCGGACTGGCTGGGCACCGTCGAAACCCTGCGTGCCGCGCACGACCTGCGCGGCCGCGCCGGGAACCTCAGCGCCGACCCGCAGGAAGCGTCCCTGACCTTCCGCGCGCCGGGCCGTGAAACGGACGTCCTGATCGACACCCGCACCGGCCAGTACGAACTGACAACCACCAGCGCCGGCCTGAATGCCGTGATCGGCGACCTGCACCGCGGCCACAACACCGGCCCCGGCTGGAACTGGGTGATCGACCTGACGGCCCTGTTCCTGACCGTGATCAGCGCCAGCGGGTTCGGCATCCTGCTGTTCCTGAAGAAACACCGCCCCAGGGCCCTGCTGACCCTCGGGGCCGGCACGCTGCTGCTGGGCGTCGGCATTGCCACGCTGGCCATGTAG
- a CDS encoding replication-associated recombination protein A, translating into MTLFDPPAPLAERLRPRTVAEVVGQTHLLGPGKPLTRVLGSGRLGSLILWGPPGVGKTTLARLLAGEVGAHFIPLSAVTAGVKDVRDATAEAERLRGRGQKTILFLDEIHRFNKAQQDALLPHVESGLLTLIGATTENPSFEVNPALRSRARTLVLEALKPEEVRGLLERALTDPRGLTGVTAEPEALDLLARLAEGDARRALSTLEVASTLANPVTPDAITEAFGRHLPQMDKNGEDFYNLISALHKSVRGSHVDGALYWLARMVEGGADPLYVARRVVRMAAEDIGLADPQALRLCIAARDTVEFLGSPEGDLALAQAVVYLALAPKSNSVYVAWKNALNAVRDGESLPIPLHLRNAPTALMRQQGYGRGYAYYFDDPEGSFAQNYLPDGVQLDLYAPTGEGWEARVAERWRKLRDAHGEGEGAGT; encoded by the coding sequence GTGACGCTGTTCGACCCGCCCGCTCCCCTCGCCGAACGCCTGCGGCCCCGCACGGTCGCGGAGGTCGTGGGCCAGACGCACCTGCTCGGCCCCGGCAAGCCCCTGACGCGCGTGCTGGGGTCCGGGCGGCTGGGCAGCCTGATCCTGTGGGGGCCGCCCGGCGTGGGCAAGACCACCCTGGCCCGGCTGCTGGCCGGGGAGGTCGGCGCGCACTTCATTCCGCTCTCGGCGGTCACGGCGGGCGTGAAGGACGTGCGGGACGCCACCGCCGAGGCCGAACGCCTGCGCGGCCGGGGGCAGAAGACCATCCTGTTCCTCGACGAGATCCACCGCTTCAACAAGGCGCAGCAGGACGCGCTGCTCCCGCACGTCGAGAGCGGCCTGCTGACCCTGATCGGCGCGACCACCGAGAACCCCAGCTTCGAGGTGAACCCCGCCCTGCGCTCCCGCGCCCGCACGCTGGTCCTCGAAGCCCTGAAGCCCGAGGAGGTGCGCGGCCTGCTGGAACGCGCCCTGACCGACCCGCGCGGATTGACCGGCGTGACCGCCGAGCCGGAAGCGCTGGACCTCCTCGCCCGCCTCGCGGAAGGGGACGCCCGCCGCGCCCTGAGCACCCTGGAAGTCGCCAGCACCCTCGCCAACCCCGTCACGCCCGACGCGATCACCGAGGCGTTCGGACGGCACCTGCCGCAGATGGACAAGAACGGCGAGGACTTCTACAACCTCATCAGCGCGCTGCACAAGAGCGTGCGCGGCAGCCACGTCGACGGCGCGCTGTACTGGCTGGCCCGCATGGTCGAGGGCGGCGCCGACCCCCTGTACGTCGCGCGGCGCGTGGTGCGCATGGCCGCCGAGGACATCGGCCTCGCCGACCCCCAGGCCCTGCGGCTGTGTATCGCCGCGCGCGACACCGTGGAATTCCTCGGCAGTCCCGAAGGCGACCTCGCGCTGGCGCAGGCGGTCGTGTACCTCGCCCTGGCCCCCAAGAGCAACTCCGTGTACGTGGCGTGGAAGAACGCCCTGAACGCCGTCCGCGACGGAGAAAGCCTGCCCATTCCGCTGCACCTGCGCAACGCCCCCACCGCCCTCATGCGCCAGCAGGGCTACGGCAGAGGGTACGCGTACTACTTCGACGACCCCGAAGGCTCATTCGCCCAGAACTACCTCCCCGACGGCGTACAACTGGACCTGTACGCCCCCACCGGCGAAGGCTGGGAAGCCCGCGTCGCCGAACGCTGGCGCAAACTCCGGGACGCCCACGGAGAAGGGGAGGGCGCCGGGACCTGA
- a CDS encoding DIP1984 family protein: MKLAEALIERADLQKRAAQLEERLVKNLLVQEGEAPAEDPQALLREFAEVAARLEALLPRIHRANLRATLQGGRTLTDALTRRDLLDLRLRVLRRAAATASDRPTRYSNSEVRILSAISTRELQVQVDALAKERRELDTQLQQANWLTDLPG; encoded by the coding sequence ATGAAACTTGCCGAGGCCCTGATCGAACGCGCCGACCTTCAGAAACGCGCCGCGCAACTGGAAGAACGCCTCGTAAAGAACCTGCTGGTGCAGGAAGGCGAGGCCCCCGCCGAGGACCCGCAGGCCCTGCTGCGCGAATTCGCGGAGGTCGCCGCGCGGCTGGAGGCCCTGCTGCCCCGCATTCACCGCGCGAACCTGCGCGCCACCCTCCAAGGCGGCCGGACCCTGACGGACGCCCTGACCCGCCGCGACCTGCTGGACCTGCGCCTGCGGGTGCTGCGCCGTGCCGCCGCGACCGCCAGCGACCGCCCCACCCGCTACAGCAACAGCGAGGTCCGCATCCTGTCCGCCATTTCCACCCGCGAGTTGCAGGTGCAGGTGGACGCCCTGGCGAAGGAACGCCGGGAACTGGACACGCAGCTGCAACAGGCGAACTGGTTGACGGACCTGCCCGGGTAG
- a CDS encoding endonuclease MutS2, whose amino-acid sequence MSFDARALSALDFPRVLDALAERSATSLGAERARALRPSDDPERIARELDEVEDALFGVSLSLGGIQDIRDLHARAAEGRVLSGSELLSAAYSLDGAMTVKRAIGVNSRGPLREVAVGLGDHSELVRRVLSALDRDGAVRDDASPRLRDLRKRIEPLRGRIRERLTATLEKWSDVLQEHIVTIRRDRYVLPVQASRVGQVQGIIVDASATGQTYFVEPAAVTQLNNELTRLILDEEAEVRRILTELSGLLAGDADVPMTLVTVGELDLIASKARLARDWRLNRPEQVADGRYDLREVRHPLIENPVANDLALGETKLLLITGPNMGGKTATIKTLGLAVLMHQCGMYVAAASARLPVVRDVLVDIGDEQSIEASLSTFASHLKHLRYVLRHAAPDTLVLVDELGSGTDPNEGAALAQALIECLLTQDARGVITSHLSPLKLFALETPGLKNASMGFDVDTLAPTYVLQVGQPGRSFALAIAQRMGLPADVLRRAEDLLGPDAGLMERMLEGLEREREDLRAQLEGTAAARRDAEAELGRVRQERETLELRRNEMLAEASQKAESLYADAIERVRTLRARAQEDSARPRVMQELRELRVSAQKARPAPAPREDRGDPIRVGSRVDVPAYNATGQVLELRGDDLVVQLGVMKVGVKRRDVRLKQEPKVTAPRPRGPRAAFAGAVAASTFQNELQLRGLGVEEAVEELRTAVLEAHALKESPLRVVHGKGQGVLRRLLREYLKGDKRVESFHDAEANQGGHGVTIVNIRR is encoded by the coding sequence ATGTCTTTCGATGCCCGCGCCCTGTCCGCCCTTGATTTTCCCCGTGTTCTCGATGCGCTGGCCGAGCGCAGTGCCACGTCGCTGGGCGCGGAGCGTGCCCGTGCGCTGCGGCCCTCGGACGACCCGGAGCGGATCGCGCGGGAACTCGACGAGGTCGAGGACGCGCTGTTCGGCGTGAGCCTGAGCCTGGGCGGCATTCAGGACATCCGCGACCTGCACGCCCGCGCCGCCGAGGGCCGGGTGCTGTCGGGCTCGGAGTTGCTGAGCGCGGCGTACTCGCTGGACGGCGCGATGACGGTCAAGCGGGCCATCGGCGTGAACTCGCGCGGGCCGCTGCGCGAGGTGGCGGTCGGGCTGGGCGATCACAGTGAACTGGTGCGCCGGGTCCTGAGTGCCCTGGACCGCGACGGCGCGGTGCGGGACGACGCCAGCCCCCGCCTGCGTGACCTGCGGAAGCGCATCGAGCCGCTGCGTGGCCGCATCCGCGAGCGCCTGACCGCCACGCTGGAGAAATGGTCGGACGTGCTGCAGGAGCACATCGTGACCATCCGCCGCGACCGGTACGTGCTGCCGGTGCAGGCCAGCCGCGTGGGGCAGGTGCAGGGCATCATCGTGGACGCCAGCGCGACCGGGCAGACGTACTTCGTGGAACCGGCCGCCGTGACGCAGCTGAACAACGAACTGACCCGCTTGATCCTCGACGAGGAGGCCGAGGTGCGCCGCATCCTGACGGAACTCTCGGGCCTGCTGGCGGGTGACGCGGACGTGCCCATGACGCTCGTGACGGTCGGGGAACTCGACCTGATCGCGTCCAAGGCCCGGCTGGCGCGTGACTGGCGACTGAACCGCCCCGAGCAGGTCGCGGATGGCCGGTACGACCTGCGCGAGGTGCGCCACCCGCTGATCGAGAATCCGGTCGCGAACGACCTCGCGCTCGGCGAGACGAAACTGCTGCTGATCACCGGCCCGAACATGGGCGGCAAGACCGCGACCATCAAGACGCTGGGCCTCGCGGTCCTGATGCACCAGTGCGGGATGTACGTCGCGGCGGCCAGTGCCCGCCTGCCGGTCGTGCGGGACGTGCTGGTGGACATCGGGGACGAGCAGAGCATCGAGGCGAGCCTGTCCACCTTCGCGTCTCACCTCAAGCACCTGCGCTACGTGCTGCGGCACGCCGCGCCCGACACGCTGGTCCTCGTGGACGAGCTGGGCAGCGGCACCGACCCCAACGAGGGCGCGGCACTCGCCCAGGCGCTGATCGAGTGCCTGCTCACGCAGGACGCGCGCGGCGTGATCACCTCGCACCTCTCGCCCCTGAAACTGTTCGCGCTGGAAACGCCGGGCCTTAAGAACGCCTCCATGGGCTTCGACGTGGACACCCTGGCCCCCACCTACGTGCTGCAGGTGGGGCAGCCGGGCCGGTCGTTCGCGCTGGCCATCGCGCAGCGCATGGGCCTGCCCGCCGACGTGCTGCGCCGCGCCGAGGACCTCCTCGGACCCGACGCGGGCCTGATGGAACGCATGCTCGAGGGCCTGGAACGCGAACGCGAGGACCTGCGCGCCCAGCTGGAGGGGACCGCTGCCGCCCGCCGCGACGCCGAGGCCGAACTGGGCCGCGTGCGGCAGGAACGCGAGACCCTCGAACTGCGCCGCAACGAGATGCTCGCCGAGGCCAGTCAGAAGGCCGAGTCGCTGTACGCCGACGCCATCGAACGCGTCCGCACCCTGCGGGCCCGCGCGCAGGAGGACAGCGCCCGCCCGCGCGTCATGCAGGAACTGCGCGAACTGCGCGTCTCGGCGCAGAAGGCCCGCCCCGCCCCCGCCCCGCGTGAGGACCGCGGCGACCCCATCCGGGTGGGCAGCCGCGTGGACGTCCCCGCCTACAACGCCACCGGGCAGGTCCTCGAACTGCGCGGCGACGATCTGGTCGTGCAGCTGGGCGTCATGAAGGTCGGCGTGAAACGCCGCGACGTGCGCCTCAAGCAGGAACCCAAGGTCACGGCCCCCAGGCCGCGCGGCCCGCGCGCCGCCTTTGCCGGCGCGGTCGCCGCGAGCACCTTCCAGAACGAACTGCAACTGCGCGGCCTGGGCGTCGAGGAGGCCGTCGAGGAACTCCGGACCGCCGTGCTGGAGGCCCACGCCCTGAAGGAAAGTCCGCTGCGCGTGGTGCACGGCAAGGGCCAGGGCGTGCTGCGTCGCCTGCTGCGCGAGTACCTGAAGGGCGACAAGCGGGTCGAGTCCTTCCACGACGCCGAGGCCAACCAGGGCGGGCACGGGGTCACCATCGTGAACATCCGCCGCTGA
- a CDS encoding MFS transporter: MSRSGKLPPPPSPAAAGERTPLSLLATGTAAFFTLGLIQAMYGPSFPLFQARYGVSTAGVGVIASAHFLGSAIAPPLVGLLLRRLSVRAGVSFSLLVLAAGMLGVVVAPGWALAVAAAFVGGLGLGGVSACLNAAYASVGARAVNLVNAVFGVGSMVSPLLVAALTGAGAGAATGVPGGPFLVVAALCAVTFGVGRVWGVPDIAPARQDGAPARAGVRFALFAALIASYVGLEAGYGAWTVRYLTELRVADAALILSAFWAALTVGRVLTGVFAARLRPERVVLGSAAGLLLCALAAAVPGLAGGAFVLAGLALAPVFGTTLAWLTRTLSARLVPFLLVAGSLGGVVAPALLGVLFARWGAAAVPLFLGGLAALLALFTVLAARTARAQAGGAAVA, from the coding sequence GTGAGTCGTTCCGGGAAGCTGCCGCCCCCTCCGTCGCCCGCCGCTGCCGGGGAGCGGACCCCGCTGTCGCTGCTGGCGACCGGCACCGCCGCTTTCTTCACGCTGGGCCTGATCCAGGCGATGTACGGCCCCAGCTTCCCGCTGTTCCAGGCGCGGTACGGGGTCAGCACGGCCGGCGTGGGCGTGATCGCCAGCGCGCACTTCCTGGGGTCGGCCATCGCGCCGCCGCTGGTGGGTCTGCTGCTGCGGCGCCTGAGCGTCCGGGCGGGCGTGTCGTTCAGTCTGCTGGTCCTGGCGGCCGGGATGCTGGGCGTGGTGGTCGCGCCCGGCTGGGCGCTGGCGGTCGCGGCGGCCTTCGTGGGCGGCCTGGGCCTGGGCGGCGTCAGCGCCTGCCTGAACGCCGCGTACGCCAGCGTGGGCGCGCGGGCCGTGAACCTCGTGAACGCCGTGTTCGGGGTGGGCAGCATGGTGTCGCCGCTGCTGGTCGCGGCCCTGACGGGCGCGGGGGCCGGCGCGGCGACCGGCGTGCCCGGCGGGCCGTTCCTGGTTGTGGCGGCCCTGTGCGCCGTGACCTTCGGGGTGGGCCGCGTGTGGGGCGTGCCGGACATCGCCCCGGCCCGGCAGGACGGCGCTCCGGCGCGGGCCGGCGTTCGGTTCGCGCTGTTCGCGGCCCTGATCGCCAGTTACGTGGGCCTGGAAGCCGGGTACGGCGCGTGGACCGTGCGCTACCTGACCGAGCTGCGCGTGGCGGACGCCGCGCTGATCCTGAGTGCCTTCTGGGCGGCCCTGACGGTCGGCCGGGTCCTGACCGGGGTGTTCGCCGCGCGGCTGCGCCCCGAACGGGTCGTGCTGGGCAGCGCGGCCGGGCTGCTGCTGTGTGCGCTGGCGGCGGCCGTGCCGGGCCTGGCGGGTGGGGCGTTCGTGCTGGCCGGTCTGGCGCTCGCGCCGGTGTTCGGCACGACCCTGGCGTGGCTGACCCGCACCCTGTCGGCGCGGCTGGTGCCGTTCCTGCTGGTGGCCGGGTCGCTGGGCGGCGTGGTCGCCCCGGCGCTGCTGGGGGTGCTGTTCGCCCGCTGGGGGGCGGCGGCCGTGCCGCTGTTCCTGGGTGGACTGGCGGCGCTGCTGGCTCTTTTCACGGTCCTGGCGGCGCGGACCGCACGCGCGCAGGCGGGGGGGGCGGCCGTGGCCTAG
- a CDS encoding GreA/GreB family elongation factor translates to MAQATRQVKLTREGFERLQKSLDQEMGRLAEATRILQEQMETSSDTEDTGLEDAKREKMNIEARIEELEDTLARATVIEDHENEGRVELGAIVVLGNETTKKDMKVQVVSAPEAAVTGGSLPRVSEDSPVGKELMGRKKGEAFVVNLDNGKQMKYKVKSIEY, encoded by the coding sequence GTGGCACAAGCGACCAGACAGGTGAAACTCACACGTGAAGGGTTCGAACGCCTTCAGAAATCACTCGACCAGGAGATGGGCCGGCTGGCCGAGGCCACCCGCATCCTGCAGGAGCAGATGGAAACCAGTTCCGACACCGAGGACACGGGACTGGAGGACGCCAAGCGCGAGAAGATGAACATCGAGGCGCGCATCGAGGAACTCGAGGACACCCTGGCCCGCGCCACGGTCATCGAGGACCACGAGAACGAGGGCCGAGTGGAACTCGGGGCGATCGTGGTGCTGGGCAACGAGACGACCAAGAAGGACATGAAGGTGCAGGTCGTCAGCGCCCCCGAGGCCGCCGTGACCGGCGGGAGCCTGCCGCGCGTCAGCGAGGACAGCCCCGTCGGGAAGGAACTGATGGGCCGCAAGAAGGGCGAGGCGTTTGTCGTGAACCTCGACAACGGCAAGCAGATGAAGTACAAGGTCAAGAGCATCGAGTACTGA
- the lysS gene encoding lysine--tRNA ligase codes for MSDGSTPTNRREGLHEQTVSRLNNLDAQVAAGFDAHPYTYPRTHHARDVLAAHPADAVGEDGAPKWEAGQEWPEVQYALAGRVTLMRHMGKAAFADLSDEHGKIQLHFSKQDTENFDPTKKIDLGDIIGVRGFPFVTKTGQLTLRVTSWQPLVKSLHPLPSKFHGLQDEELRARRRYVDLMINPESREVYRTRSRMLRFIRDFLDSRDFMEVEGPTLQVVPGGTEAKPFKTFHNALGHEFSMRISLELYLKRLLVGGFERVYEIGRNYRNEGIDRTHNPEFTMLEAYFAYGDYNDMMVLVETLLHDLVVELKGEPKLTYQGRELDFSLPFKRLDFVTALKEQAGLDFDPLDLVKLREWSDVHHPEHRKTPDYKLLDKLGGEYVEPLLQNPTFLTDMPLAISPLVKVHREREGLAERADLYVAGFELAPIYSELNDALDQRARFEAQTARRDAGDDEAHEQDEDFLLALEYGMPPTAGMGMGMDRLAMLMTDRDSIRDVLLFPLLRPEGAGSETGETTAG; via the coding sequence ATGTCTGATGGTTCCACGCCCACCAACCGCCGCGAGGGTCTGCACGAGCAGACCGTCAGCCGCCTGAACAACCTGGACGCCCAGGTGGCCGCCGGGTTCGACGCGCACCCCTACACGTACCCGCGCACCCACCACGCCCGTGACGTGCTGGCGGCCCACCCTGCCGACGCGGTGGGCGAGGACGGCGCGCCGAAGTGGGAGGCGGGGCAGGAGTGGCCCGAGGTGCAGTACGCCCTGGCTGGCCGCGTGACCCTGATGCGCCACATGGGCAAGGCGGCCTTCGCGGACCTCAGCGACGAGCACGGCAAGATCCAGCTGCACTTCTCCAAGCAGGACACCGAGAACTTCGATCCCACCAAGAAGATCGACCTGGGTGACATCATCGGCGTGCGCGGCTTCCCGTTCGTCACGAAGACCGGGCAGCTGACGCTGCGCGTGACGTCCTGGCAGCCGCTGGTCAAGAGCCTGCACCCGCTGCCCAGCAAGTTCCACGGCCTGCAGGACGAGGAACTCCGCGCCCGGCGCCGCTACGTGGACCTGATGATCAACCCCGAGAGCCGCGAGGTGTACCGCACGCGCTCGCGGATGCTGCGTTTCATCCGGGACTTCCTGGACAGCCGCGACTTCATGGAGGTCGAGGGCCCCACGCTGCAGGTCGTGCCGGGCGGCACCGAGGCCAAGCCGTTCAAGACGTTCCACAACGCGCTGGGGCACGAGTTCAGCATGCGCATCAGCCTGGAGCTGTACCTCAAGCGGCTGCTGGTGGGCGGTTTCGAGCGGGTGTACGAGATCGGCCGCAACTACCGCAACGAGGGCATCGACCGGACGCACAACCCGGAATTCACCATGCTCGAAGCGTACTTCGCGTACGGCGACTACAACGACATGATGGTGCTGGTCGAGACGCTGCTGCACGACCTGGTCGTGGAACTCAAGGGCGAGCCGAAACTCACCTACCAGGGCCGCGAACTGGACTTCTCGCTGCCGTTCAAGCGTCTGGACTTCGTGACGGCCCTGAAGGAGCAGGCGGGGCTGGACTTCGACCCGCTGGACCTCGTGAAGCTGCGCGAGTGGAGTGACGTGCACCACCCGGAGCACCGCAAGACCCCGGACTACAAGCTGCTGGACAAGCTGGGCGGCGAGTACGTCGAGCCGCTGCTGCAGAACCCGACCTTCCTGACGGACATGCCGCTGGCGATCAGTCCGCTGGTGAAGGTGCACCGCGAGCGCGAGGGACTGGCCGAACGTGCCGACCTGTACGTGGCGGGCTTCGAACTGGCGCCGATCTACTCGGAGCTGAACGACGCGCTGGACCAGCGGGCCCGCTTCGAGGCCCAGACCGCGCGTCGTGACGCCGGGGACGACGAGGCGCACGAGCAGGACGAGGACTTCCTGCTGGCGCTCGAGTACGGGATGCCGCCCACCGCCGGGATGGGCATGGGCATGGACCGTCTGGCGATGCTGATGACCGACCGGGATTCGATCCGGGACGTGCTGCTGTTCCCGCTGCTGCGCCCGGAAGGGGCGGGGAGCGAGACCGGGGAGACCACGGCCGGCTGA